From Alloacidobacterium dinghuense:
TCATTTGACTACGTGCGCAGCAATCATTCTTTTGAGCATATGCCAAATCCGGTCCAGGTACTAGGAGAGCTGTATCGCATTGTGCGGTCAGGAGGCAAAGTGTATGTCGGTGTCCCAAATATAGATAGCCTTCCATTTCGTCTATTCAGGAGATATTGGTGGTATATGGGCGCACCGGTGCACACGTACAGTTATTCTGTAAAGACATTGACGGCGCTCCTACAACGTGCTGGCTTTCTAATTAGGGGTGTGCACTACAATTCTAACTACACGAGCCTATTAGGCAGCCTCCAAATCTACGTGAACCGCAATACGACAAAACGATCTGAGCAGGGATGGCTTTTCTCTAATTTGCTACTAATTATCACCGCAAATCTCCTGGAACGGATAATTGACCTCGTCCACCAGGGTGATGCAATAGAGGTAATCTGCGAGAAAGTGAACCCTTGAATAACCTTCGCTCCTATTTTGACTTCAACCGGCGAATCTGCTCGCTTTGATATGGCGTTGGAGTCCATTCCAGACAAATACACACGTAAGAAACAAACAGCCGACGAGCAAGAACCGGTCCCCCAAACTTGAGAACTGCAAATGCGGAACATGCCATTCTCTGAAAACAAGCCAGAGAATAAGCGGGGAAAATGCTAAAACTGGCTGAACAATTCCTTCCCATGCAAAGGTTGAGCGATTCATTTTGATTTCATGCGCCCATTGCATTATCAATACCACTTGCATGGCAATTGCAACTGCGGCGGCGATCAAGGTCGCCCAAGCTACGCCGACTGCTCCGATAACCCTCATGCCTAACACACTCAGCGCAAGGTTGAGGATGCCCTCTACGACTGCCGGGAACAAGCCATATCGTTGTAATCCCAAGGCTACCAGCACAACTGCATATGCGCTTCCGGTTAGCCGTACAGTTTGAGCCACCAGCAGAATCTCAAGGATCGGCAATACCTTTGCAGCATAGGCCGGTCCAACCCAAATCTTAAGAAGATTTCCACCACAGAAAAACGCTGCGACCGTTAACGCCATGCATCCATAAGTATTTAATCGAGTTGAGGTCGTAACCAGCCGTCGGATTCGTTCGTACTCCTTGCGAGACTGGAGCATCGCAACGGGCGCCAATAGCGCACTGAATATAGAATTGCTTAACCCCATGAAAAAGCTGATCAGCGTCGTTGCAAGTGAGTACTGCGCAACTGCACTGAAATCGAAATATCCAATGATGGTGACATCGAGGCCACCGATCAACAACATGCTGAACGACCAGATAGTGAGAGTTGAGCAGTACCCGATTAACTCTCGTGCCATCGCGTGGTCAACATATGAGAAACGGACACGCATCCCAGGCAACAGGCGTTCTGCGATGTGGTATTGGGCAAGTCCTCCAAGTAGCTGGAAACTACAAAGACTGAGCGCCAGTAGACTCAAGGACTGCGTGTAGCGAACAGTCACAAGTACCGCTATAGCTCCGAGTATTCGACTCCCGCCAATCGCAATTGCAGGGTATTCGTTGCGATGAGATCCAATCAGCACTCCCGTAAACGTTGACACCGGCAGCATTATGCATGCGGTTGCCGTCATAATGACTAGCGCTACGCGGAGGTCTGAAACGGTCTGGAGAGGAACCGAATGGAAGATCTGTGGAAACCACCAAATAATTGCTCCAAGTACGGCGAGTACCAATACCCCGGCCAGCATGAGAAGCCCGAAGGTAGTGCTTATCAGGCGATCGCGCCGCCCCTCATCGCCAAGCTCAATGGCTTGAGCAAGATATCGTGCTACTGCCGTCTGCAAACCAAAATCCAGATAGTTAGCATACGCGGCAATTTGTAGCAATAGTGACCATGCCGCAAAGTGCTCATGATCAAGCGCATGCGTAAGAAAATGAGGTATCACTAGGGCTGCGATCGCTGAGGCTCCCCCCCGGACGACATTTGCAAGCGCATTCTTTACGACCGTATATCTCAGCCGCCTCAAGCCTCTCCAATCTTAATTGCCAGTTAAACAATCTAACCCGATGTCTCGATGATCACTCGAATACAGTGTCACAAATTTAGGGAAAGTTTCAGGTTCAGATCGACACCTCAACGATGGACGCGGTAGTCCTTAAACCCATCCGTCACGGAGAACGGTGCGGGTCGCTGCCAACACATCATCAACACTGATATCCCACATACACGCACTTTGTTGAATGGCTGTACATCTGGCGGGAATATATCGCTGATAGCTATTGATGCACGGACTACATGGCTGACGTGTTGGATAAACATACGTTGCGCGGAAGCCGACCGGACCCCAGCAAATGGGCGTATTGGGACCAAACAATCCTACGGTAGGAGTTCCCATTGCAGCACCCAAATGCATGATTCCAGTATCGCAGCTAATCAAGAGGTCACAGCGTTCCAGCAGGGCAGCAGAGCGTTCAAAGGTTCCCAAGTCAGAAGCTCCAACAGTCCTGCCGGGGAATTGGAGCTTGAAATTTTCCATAAGAGGCTGCTCCGCCGTTCCCCCAGTCAGCACCACAGTCATCTCCTTGTTGAGGGCTAAGAGCCGACTTGCCAATTGAACCCAGCGCTCCATTGGCCATAACCTATACTGCGCGCTTGGCCCTACTCCGATATGCATGGCTACAACCGGGCCACGGGCTTGGTTAGTTATTTTGTTCTTCCACCAACTCTCCATCCAGCTATTGGTCTCAGGGGAGTACGGCATCGCAACAGCCCCCACACTTGCGGTGAGTTGTGGATCAATTACCTGACACATTCGAACCATAGCACTCCACATCGACTCGCTCTCTCGCAGTTCAATTGGATGAGTCAGGAATTCACCACGAGAACGAGTTCCGGGGTGAACAAAACCCACCCTGACGGGAATTCCCGCCGCTCGCGTAAAGGCAGCCGTGAGCAAGGAATGCTGTTCAAAATCCAGAATCGCATCATAGTGCTGTCGTCTGATTGTTCTAAGAATCGACAATGCTTGTGCCAAACCATCGGAGCCAGAACGATAGATAAGCGAATTTCCCCCTCCGCCACAGGTCATAGGCTCCATCGTTCGCTCCTCTAGTATGAAGTCGAACCTCATCAGAGGATTTCGCCGACGCAAATGCTCAACTAGCGAGCGGGCCAACACAGCCTCACCCATTCCCCCAAATTTGAGAATCAGGATTTTTTTTGGAGTTTCCGTCAAAGGTTCGCCTGTGACACCGGAAACCAACGGCGCAAGAAGTTCAAAAACCTTCTCACAGATAGCGTGAACTGGTCGATAACGATATTTGCGGAACCGCATCTGCTCCCTTTGTCTCACCTAAAGCGTCGAATGGCCATTCGTTATCAGATTTTAGTTTATGTTGTTTATCACGTTTCTGTTTGATCTCAGGAGATTCGTGATCAGGTCGATAGGGATCCTGATAACTTTGTCTAGTCATCCCATGAAGGTTAACCTCGACAGTCCAACTACTTGCCGATGCAGAAAATAGAATTTATAGTCGATCGCCAATGTTTATGCGGTATTTAGAAAACACGCGCGTATTGGAGACTCAATGGAGACTCAAATCCATCGCATAAGCCGTAGATGCGGTGGGCGTTGGCTGATCAGGACAATCCATACGGACACCGGCAGCGGGACACGCCGACTGATGTGGTTACAACCAGACTCTGTCGTTGCTCAGAGCAACTAGGTTGCTTAAGGCTCAGAGGTTTGGCCGCTGTTCAGAACATCGATGGCCTCGTATCGATCGGTCGATCGGCAAGATTCATTTCCCCCCGGATTGTGTTCTCCGTGAATTGCGGAAACGCTGAGGGAACGTTCGCTGTACCAATCACCATCGACTCGTCTTCGAGGCTGTTTACGCTGAAAATCGTCCGGCCAGCTGCATTCCTCCATGCGTGGATGAGTTCGTGTGCCAGCGCTACCTCGGCGGGGCGAAAATTCCACGGGCTGTTCTTGTCGGGTATCGTTCCCGTGGGCATCTTCTCTTGACTTGGGTCGGCGCGCTTGGCACAGAGGTTGAATATTATGTTTGATCCACAACCGACATTGGGCAGCAGATAGCGCTCCAAGATCAGCTTCGTCATTAGATAGCCCTTCGGATTTGTGGCTTCGCACTTTCGCAGGAATGCGGCATCGAGTGGACCCTGATCGCGGCCGAGAAGTCTTCGAACCTCTTGTTCCGTTTCGCGGCGCATTCCTGTCGGAACTGCGTTGAGTGCCGCATCCAGGTGAAGTGTTGTTCCCAGCCGATCATAGAGCGGGCGGTAATAGTCTACAGGTGTCTGCACGCTATCAGCGGTGAAGACCTCGCAATCCAGCCTGGGGTCCACAATGCTTTTCGGGGAAGCTCTCCTTCTGCTCCGGTAACTCCCATCGCCTTCGTCAGCGTTCGCTGCAGCCCTGGGCATCTTCTTTACATACTCCACAACCTGCAACAGAAGCTCGTCAAAAGTCCTTTGTGTGCCTTTGATCACGATCTGCTCATGGATCGCCTTAGTGAGGTCAGAGAACTCCCAATACTTGTTGTTCAGTGCCGTCGCCACGTTTTCATTGAAGGAATTATTGGCCACTGTGCCCTGCACGGCGTTCTTTAGCGATTTGACAAGGTCGGCTCGGTGTTTTGCATAGCTCGTTCCTTCTACCCGCGTCAGCAGCTCGGCGCTTAGCGTGTCGCCCGTCGAATTGCGTTCGCCCGTCGCGTCCGGACCCCTGTCCAGCGCTTGGCGCTTGCTCCTTGCCATGTAGATCAGGATGGGGTGGCTACACCGGACGAGCGCGACGATCAGAGCGCTGAAGCTCGCCGATGCCGCCCGCGCTTTATCGAGCACCGCGATCGTTCCTTTTACAAAGGCGGCGCCGAGTTCCGCGGGGGCGTCCACAGGGGCCTCCGGTCCGGAACGGTACTGGGGGGCGATCAGGATATTGTGGTTGTACACAACGGACATCGTGGCAAGACCTCCGGTCGGACAATCTTAGTCGGCAATCGGCGAGAAGGGCGAGAAGGGCGAGAAGGTCCGCACTTTGCGCCGGACGCACACCTGCCATTTGAGAGGTTGGCGCGACACTGCGCCAAGGAAGCTCTAGATTTTTCCCTGCAGATATGCATTCTGCGCTTCGGTCCAACGGGAGGCAAACTCTTTCTTTGACCTCTTTTCTTGCTGCTCCGACCCGCGGATGAGATCGACAGGCTAAAGTCTCTACTGGGCAAGTCAATTACAGTCGTAGAAAGGCGATTTATCGACCGTCGGGCAGCGTCTTCAGAATCGACGCAGAGGGCTCGCTGCGGATCTTTTTTCCTCTTGCCCGTCGCGGCTCTCCTTGGGAGGCTTACTCCAGTCAGCCGGTTCTTTCGCAACGCAGTCTGATCGAGGTAGTGAAGTAACATGGTCCCATGCCGAGGCGGCTGCCGAGAAAGACTTCCGGGCGAGGTGCATCGTCCTGACGCGGGATGATTTTGGGTACGCGCCACAGCCGGCGGAGCGTGCAAACGACCTGATCGACAAGGGCACTTGGGATTCCATCGTCACGTTGCCGGACGATGTGGCGGTCCGGACAACGAACTATCACGGCACGGCTATCGGGCAACTGCACGATCTTTGGGGTGCGTGGATCGAGTGTTTCGGGGACCAGCATGATTGCATGTTCCCTGTCATGCTCGATGCGGCAGACGACTTCCAGGCCGCTACCTACACGGCGCTTACCGGGCGAAATCGTGCGTCACTCGTGCCGCATTTCAGATCCTCCGCGGCGAAATCTAGCGAAGGTAGACGAGTCTGCGCTAGAACTGCGCCAGAAGTTCATTCAGCTAAAATATGGCTGATTGTTACACTGAAGCCAGCTTCCTTTTACTGCTTTGACTCCGGAACAAAAAGCCAGGGAGAAAATCGACCAACTCCTGACTGCCGCGGGCTGGTGCGTACAGAACCGCTCCAATGCCAATCTCGATGCTGCGCGCGGAGTGGCCATCCGAGAGTTTGCCCTTAATGCCGGCCACGGTGAGGCGGACTATCTCCTCTTCGTGGACGGGCAGGCCGCTGGAGTCGTGGAGGCCAAGAAGGAAGGCAGCACGCTCACCGGCGTTGAGATTCAGACAAGAAATACAGTGAAGGGAGGGCTGCCGGTCGTCCTGCCTGCTCCTCGCCGCCCGCTCCCATTCTGCTATGAGTCCACAGGAATAGAGACCCGTTTCACGAACTTGCTGGAACCGGAAGCCGCAAGCCGTCCGGTCTTCGCCTTCCACCGTCCCGCCACGCTCGCCGAGTGGCTTCAGGATGAGCTAACACAACTAGGGTCCACATCCAAAGCGCGGCTCGCTTCCATGCCAGATCTGCCTGAAGATGGCTTGCGCCCTGCCCAAGTACAAGCCATATCTTCCCTTGAGAAATCCCAGCGCGAAGGCCGCAGGCGCGCCGTCATTCAAATGGCCACGGGAGCCGGCAAGACCTACACCGCCTGCAACTTCCTGTATCGTCTCATCAAATTCACTGGTGCTCGTCGTGTTCTGTTTCTGGTGGACCGCGGAAACCTCGGCCGCCAGACACTGAAAGAGTTCCAGGCCTTCCGCACACCGGATGATGGCCGCATCTTCACGGAGCTTTATAACGTCCAGCACCTGCAATCGAATCGAATTGATCCGGTGGCGAAGGTGTGCATCTCCACCATCCAGCGATTGTTCTCGATGCTCAAGGGTGAAGATCTAGACCCGGAGTTGGATGAGCTTTCCGGCGCCTCGCTCGAAATGCTCAAGCGTCCACCCGAGCCCATTACCTACAATCCGATCTCCCGATCGAGACCTTCGACATCATCGTCACCGACGAGTGCCATCGCTCCATCTACAACTTGTGGCGGCAAGTGCTCGAATACTTCGACGCCTCGCTCATCGGCCTCACTGCCACGCCCTCCAAGCAGACTATGGGCTTCTTCCATCAGAACCTAGTGATGGAATACCCCTACGAGCAGGCCGTCGCCGACGGGGTCAACGTCGATTTTGACCTCTACGAAATCCGCACCCACATCAGCGAGTTCGGCGAAACCATCAACGCCGGCTTTCACGTCGATTATCGCGACCGCCAGACCCGCAAAGTCCGCTGGGAGCTGGCCGATCAGGATATCCCCTACGACGCCGACGAGCTCGACCGCCGCGTTGTCGTACCCGACCAGATACGCACCATCATCCGCACCTTCCGCGACCGGCTCTTCACCGAAATCTTCCCTGGCCGCACCGAAGTCCCCAAAGCGCTCATCTTTGCCAAGGACGACAGCCACGCAGACGACATCGTCCAGATCCTCCGCGAAGAGTTCGGCAAGGGCAACGACTTCGCTCAGAAGATCACCTATCGCGCCGGCACAGCCAAAGTCCGGACAAAGAAGACGGACGCAGACGGCAAGGAATACGAAGTCGATGAGTGGATCACGCAGGGATTGAAGCCTGAAGACCTGCTCAGCCAGTTCCGCACCAGCTACTACCCCCGCATCGCCGTCACGGTGGACATGATCGCCACCGGCACCGACATCCGTCCGCTCGAAATCGTCATGTTCATGCGCGCGGTCAAAAGCCGGACACTCTTCGAGCAGATGAAAGGCCGTGGCGCCCGCATTGTCACGCCCACCGAGCTGCAGGGCGTAACCCCCGACGCCAAAACGAAAGACCACTTCGTCCTCATCGACGCAGTCGGCCTTGAACCGGAAAAGATGCAGGACACGCAGCCGCTCGATCGCAAAAAGAACATCGCCCTCGACAAGCTGCTCGAACTCGTCACCTTCGGCAACCGCGAGGCCGACGTCCTCAGCTCCATTGCGTCGCGCCTCGCGCGTCTCGATCGCCAGCTCACGCCTGAAGATCGCCTCTCGCTCACCGAGGCGGCAAACGGCCAGCCACTTTCTTTCATTGCCAGCGAGATCGTCGCCGCGCTTGACCCCGACCGGCATATCGAAGCCGCAAAGACGCTCAACGGCGGAACCGAACCTACAGAGGAGCAGACTGCGCAGCTAGAAGGCAATTGCTGCAGGAAGCCGCAAAGCCGCTCGCCTCCAATCCGGCGCTACGCAACCTTATCCTGGGTGTGAAAAAAAGCTATGAGCAGATCATTGATACTGTGAATCAGGATCAGCTCACATTTGCCGGCCCAGCCCAGGAGCAGCGTGAGAAAGCGCTGCGCATCGTGCAGTCGTTTGAGCAGTTCCTCGCGGAAAACAAGGACGAAATCGAGGTGTTGCAGATTCTCTACAGTAAACCCTACGCCGTTGGGCTCTCATTGAAGCAGGTCAAAGCGCTGGCTAAAACCATCGAGAAGCCCATCGATGGCCGCATGCCTCTCCAGCCCGACCAGCTCTGGCAGGCCTACGAAAGGCTCGACCACGAACATGTGCGCGGCAGTCGCACCGAAGTCGCAGCCGACATCGTCAACCTGGTCCGGTACGCACTTCACCAAAAGGGCGAACTCGTCCCCCGCAGAGCCGAAGTCGACTATCGCTTCACCGAATGGCTCGACCAGCAACACTCCGTCGGAGTCAGCTTCACTCCTGAGCAGATGAGCTGGCTTGAGGCGATCCGCGATCACGTGGCATCAAGTCTCACAGTCGAGCCGGACGATTTCGAACTGGATCCGTTTGTGAAGTGGGGCGGATTGGGAAAAGCGCAGCAGGTCTTTGGCCCGCAGTTTCTGCCACTGCTCACGCAACTAAATGAGGTGCTGGCAGCATGAGCGTCATCAAGGATTTCTATCCACTGAATCTGGATGAACTTCCATTAGGCTGGGAAGCAGTCATTGTTGGTCAAGCAATCCCCGATATCCAGTCCGGTTTCCCGAGTGGGATTCACAATAAAGAAGGACTGGGCATACCTCACCTACGTCCAATGAACGTGAGCCGAGATGGAGACTTAGATCTGGGTGATGTGAAATATGTACCGCCCACAGCTGGCGATTCTCGCGTAATCAAAGGAGATGTGCTCTTTAATAATACGAATAGCCCAGAATTGATAGGGAAGACTACCTATATTCGAACTCCCATTCCGGAGACTACATTCTCAAATCACATGACAAGACTGAGGCCGCCATCTGGAATACATCCAGGCTTCGTCGCATATCAACTACATTTTCTGTGGATGAAGGGCTATTTTCGTCATCGGTGTACGAACCATGTAAATCAAGCAAGTATTAGTTCATCAGCATTGTCATCCTCAGTACCACTTATCGTTGCTCCACCCGAAGAACAAGACCGCATAGTCGCCGAAATCGAAAAGCAGTTCACTCGGCTCGATGCCGCAACAGGGGCGCTCAAGCGCGTGCAGGCGAATCTGAAGCGCTACCGCGCCTCGGTGCGCAAGGCTGCCTGCGAGGGGCGGCTTGTGTCCACCGAAGCCGAACTCGCTAGCAAGGATGGCCGCGACTACGAACCGGCAGACAAGCTGCTCGAACGCATCCTCAAAGAGCGCCGCGCCTGCTGGGAAGCCAACACCCTGGCCAAAATGAAGGCCGCAGGCAAGCCTCCCAAAGACGACCGCTGGAAACAAAATTACAAGGACCCAGTCGCCCCCGATATTAGGGGCTTGCCCACACTGCCCGAGGGTTGGACTCGCGTCAGACTCGATACTATTGCTGAGGTAATTGATCCAAATCCCTCACACCGAACACCGAAATATGTTGCTGACGGCCCCGCCTTCGTATCAGCTGAGAACTTCGTCGGCGAGAGCTCCATTGACTTTTCTGTCGGACGCAGAGTCAGCCTAGACGTATTAAATGACCAAATAAATCGATTCGAAATCCGTTCCGGTGCATTCGTGATGTCTCGGTATGGCACGATCGGGAAGAACATGCAAGATACCACCCGAACGAACATATTGCCTTTCCTACTCATTAGTACTTATCCAAGCAACTTGTCCGCAAGTTGATGGCGACTTTCTGCGTATTGTTTGCTCATCAAACGTTATTCGCGAGATCGCTCTGAGCAGAGTTCAAGGCGCAACCATCCCTGATCTCGGAGTGGCCCACATTCGTTCGCTTCCGATCGCGCTTCCTCCGCTAGAAGAACAGCGTCGAATCGTCGAGCAAGTTGAGCGACGAATTTCAATGATTGATAGCGCTTCGGAAAACGTGATTCATAAGTCGATTCACGCAGAGAAACTACGCAGCGGAATACTCGATTCAGCATTTGCAGGACGTCTAACGACGCAGGACCCCGCCGACGAACCCGCCTCCGCGTTACTGAAGCGTATCCGGCAAGAAGGAAGCAAAGCCAAAGCCCGAGGTATTCAACGGGAGCTGGTATACGCTTCCGAAGGTGTCGAAGTCAGCTAAAATGAACCACCGGGGGTGAGTTTTCCTGAAATATGTAGAGCAACAAGTCGTAATGCAGACCAGCGGTCATTTTGGCCGCCGACTGCCGCTGGACTTCTGCGGGGATTTCTTTCGCCGGCTGGCTCCAATGGTCACCTCCTCGGTGCGGATGGCCATCGAGGGCAGCAGCTCTCCTGTTGGTGCACCACCAGCATGGCTGCGCCGTGCCGCCGATGTCCGCGTCCTCGGCTGGACGGAAACCGACGCCTGTGCCACAGTTCTGCAGGTTGAAGCTCCTCCGCTGGGCGAAGCAGCCGAAGAGATTTACAAGCAGACAGCCTTTTGGGACACCAAGCCGGAACCACAGGAAACCGCGCTAAATATATTCGCACGAGTTGCGAAGGAAGTAAGGAGCGGAAATTTAGATAGTTCGCTTTATGACCTCGGGCTTCTGAAACGTTTTGGCAATGCTAACCGGCTGTTCGGCCAGCAGGTGGAGTTCGTAGACTTGCCTGAGAGATGGACGCCAGATTCGCCTTTAGCTCGCCTCGACCGCGACGTCGCTGTGCGCGCGCAGCAGCTGACAGAACAGACCCCCGCCTCGCGGCAGGTCCGCGTATCTGGTCGACTGGACATGATGCGGCACAGCACGCGGTCGTTTGAAATGATTCTCGAGGACGGCAGGCCAGTTCGCGGCGTATTGGAAAACGCGGAAGAAATCGATCGCTTGAAGCCGTTGCTGGGCAAGTTCATCACGGTTGTCGGCAAGGCGGTCTATCGTCCGTCCGGAAGCGTTCTTCGCATTGATGCGCAAGGCATGGAAGAGGGGACTGCAGAATCGCGATTGTTCACGCGGATTCCACCCCCGATTTTGCACCGCGTCCCATCATCCCGGATTCGCACCGGCGATCAGAACAGGAACTGGATGGACGCTTTCTTTGGCACCTGGCCGGGTGATGAGACCGATGAAGAACTGCTAGAGATGCTGAGAGAGGTCCGTGGCTAGGGGAACGCTCTACCTCCTTGATACAAACATTCTGCTCGCCCTGGTTCGAGGCAAGGACCTGGCCAATTACATCACTCAAACCTATGGGCTCGCTGAGATTTTGAAACGACCCCTGATCAGCGTTGTGAGTCATGGAGAGCTGCTTGCTATGGCTGCCCGACAGAGCTGGATCGAGAAGAAACGGGAGTCTCTGAACGCTGTACTTGCCAGCATGATCACGATGGATCTGAATGACCCGGAGATACTTGCAGGGTACGTGGCTGTTGATCAGGCAAATTTGAAAGTGAAGGGTGGTTCCAGGGCGCTCTCGAACAATGACATGTGGATTGCCGCAACAACCCGGGCAGCTAACGCGGTGTTGCTCACCTCAGACAAGGACTTCCTTCATCTGCACCCGAATGTATGCGCGGTGGAATATGTCAACCCGCAATCGAAGCTGCCCGAAACGATCTCAGGTTCACAACAGACAATTCAATGACATCCAACGCAATCGTCCAGAAACTCTGGAATTACTGCAATATCCTTCGCGATGACGGCCTCTCCTACCAGGACTACATCGAACAGCTCACCTTCCTGCTCTTCCTGAAGATGGCCGACGAGCGCCAGGCCATGCTTCCCGGCCAGCAAGCTCTGATTCCGGCCGACTTGAATTGGAAGAGCCTGGAGCGCCTCGATGGAGATCCCCTCGAAAACCAGTACCGCCACATCCTCGCCGAACTCGGCAAGAAGCGCG
This genomic window contains:
- a CDS encoding restriction endonuclease subunit S, encoding MARSGRTCKIPPERTYCLSYSLVLIQATCPQVDGDFLRIVCSSNVIREIALSRVQGATIPDLGVAHIRSLPIALPPLEEQRRIVEQVERRISMIDSASENVIHKSIHAEKLRSGILDSAFAGRLTTQDPADEPASALLKRIRQEGSKAKARGIQRELVYASEGVEVS
- a CDS encoding type I restriction-modification enzyme R subunit C-terminal domain-containing protein, encoding MLQEAAKPLASNPALRNLILGVKKSYEQIIDTVNQDQLTFAGPAQEQREKALRIVQSFEQFLAENKDEIEVLQILYSKPYAVGLSLKQVKALAKTIEKPIDGRMPLQPDQLWQAYERLDHEHVRGSRTEVAADIVNLVRYALHQKGELVPRRAEVDYRFTEWLDQQHSVGVSFTPEQMSWLEAIRDHVASSLTVEPDDFELDPFVKWGGLGKAQQVFGPQFLPLLTQLNEVLAA
- a CDS encoding glycosyltransferase family 9 protein produces the protein MRFRKYRYRPVHAICEKVFELLAPLVSGVTGEPLTETPKKILILKFGGMGEAVLARSLVEHLRRRNPLMRFDFILEERTMEPMTCGGGGNSLIYRSGSDGLAQALSILRTIRRQHYDAILDFEQHSLLTAAFTRAAGIPVRVGFVHPGTRSRGEFLTHPIELRESESMWSAMVRMCQVIDPQLTASVGAVAMPYSPETNSWMESWWKNKITNQARGPVVAMHIGVGPSAQYRLWPMERWVQLASRLLALNKEMTVVLTGGTAEQPLMENFKLQFPGRTVGASDLGTFERSAALLERCDLLISCDTGIMHLGAAMGTPTVGLFGPNTPICWGPVGFRATYVYPTRQPCSPCINSYQRYIPARCTAIQQSACMWDISVDDVLAATRTVLRDGWV
- a CDS encoding type I restriction-modification system subunit M N-terminal domain-containing protein; protein product: MTSNAIVQKLWNYCNILRDDGLSYQDYIEQLTFLLFLKMADERQAMLPGQQALIPADLNWKSLERLDGDPLENQYRHILAELGKKRGTLGVIFRKAQNKIQDPAS
- a CDS encoding helicase-related protein, which encodes MLEYFDASLIGLTATPSKQTMGFFHQNLVMEYPYEQAVADGVNVDFDLYEIRTHISEFGETINAGFHVDYRDRQTRKVRWELADQDIPYDADELDRRVVVPDQIRTIIRTFRDRLFTEIFPGRTEVPKALIFAKDDSHADDIVQILREEFGKGNDFAQKITYRAGTAKVRTKKTDADGKEYEVDEWITQGLKPEDLLSQFRTSYYPRIAVTVDMIATGTDIRPLEIVMFMRAVKSRTLFEQMKGRGARIVTPTELQGVTPDAKTKDHFVLIDAVGLEPEKMQDTQPLDRKKNIALDKLLELVTFGNREADVLSSIASRLARLDRQLTPEDRLSLTEAANGQPLSFIASEIVAALDPDRHIEAAKTLNGGTEPTEEQTAQLEGNCCRKPQSRSPPIRRYATLSWV
- a CDS encoding type II toxin-antitoxin system VapC family toxin — protein: MARGTLYLLDTNILLALVRGKDLANYITQTYGLAEILKRPLISVVSHGELLAMAARQSWIEKKRESLNAVLASMITMDLNDPEILAGYVAVDQANLKVKGGSRALSNNDMWIAATTRAANAVLLTSDKDFLHLHPNVCAVEYVNPQSKLPETISGSQQTIQ
- a CDS encoding class I SAM-dependent methyltransferase, with the protein product MPTESELAQYYSEGYYAYQPILKPTRLTKLKQKILRSPIPNHDPDFSEPGDFLDIGCGSGTYLERMRSRGWNVRGVEPSAHGVANGRQAGFDIFHGTLVQASFPSDSFDYVRSNHSFEHMPNPVQVLGELYRIVRSGGKVYVGVPNIDSLPFRLFRRYWWYMGAPVHTYSYSVKTLTALLQRAGFLIRGVHYNSNYTSLLGSLQIYVNRNTTKRSEQGWLFSNLLLIITANLLERIIDLVHQGDAIEVICEKVNP